A single genomic interval of Streptomyces sp. BA2 harbors:
- a CDS encoding TetR family transcriptional regulator has protein sequence MARTTDGDGTPVPQRLLAAATRLFADRGYDRTSVQEIVESAGVTKGALYHYFGSKDDLLHEVYARVLRVQQERLDAFADADAPVEQRVRDVAADVVVTTIDNLDDASIFFRSMHHLSPEKNKQVRSERRRYHERFRALIEEGQEAGVFSKATPADLVVDYHFGSVHHLSTWYRPNGPLTPQQVADHLADLLLRALRP, from the coding sequence GTGGCCAGGACGACGGACGGTGACGGCACGCCCGTCCCTCAGCGGCTGCTCGCCGCCGCCACACGGCTCTTCGCCGACCGCGGCTACGACCGCACGTCGGTGCAGGAGATCGTGGAGTCGGCAGGCGTCACCAAGGGCGCGCTCTACCACTACTTCGGATCCAAGGACGACCTCCTGCACGAGGTGTACGCCCGCGTCCTGCGCGTACAGCAGGAGCGCCTGGACGCCTTCGCGGACGCCGACGCCCCCGTCGAGCAGCGGGTGCGGGACGTGGCGGCGGACGTGGTCGTCACGACGATCGACAATCTCGACGACGCCTCGATCTTCTTCCGCTCCATGCACCACCTGAGCCCGGAGAAGAACAAGCAGGTTCGGTCCGAGCGCCGCCGGTACCACGAGCGGTTCCGCGCGCTGATCGAGGAGGGCCAGGAGGCCGGCGTCTTCTCCAAGGCGACGCCCGCGGACCTGGTGGTGGACTACCACTTCGGCTCGGTCCACCACCTGTCCACCTGGTACCGCCCGAACGGCCCGCTCACCCCGCAGCAGGTCGCCGACCACTTGGCGGACCTGCTGCTGAGGGCGCTGCGGCCGTAA
- a CDS encoding AMP-binding protein: protein MAHRHEPHPAEVGGDGAVSEATPTASESEATPAAASIYAAKPWLGRLTEAQRGPVEPAASVVHAFRAAVLRAPEHTALAYFDGRLSYREVEALTDSVAGHLAARGLARGERVAILLQNTPHFVIALLGAWKAGATVVPVNPMYKSAEVGHVLADADVTALICSDRAWETYLRETAAASPVRIVLTACQLDLQTRGDTRVLDFERLPQAADADDLVTVARQGLPAPGDRQLGPSDVALISYTSGTSGTPKGAMNTHGNITYNAERQRTGSGIPEGACYFAMAPLFHITGMVAQVAACLTNAGTLALAYRFEAGVVLDAFAEHKPAYTVGPSTAFMALAAHPSVTREHFDSFAMISSGGAPLPPALVEKFRAGFGPYIHNGYGLTECTAPCASVPPGQEAPVDPVSGTLAVGVPGPETVVRIVDDHGADVPFGEQGEITVRGPQVVPGYWKRPDATNEAFPDGELRTGDIGFMDEQGWLYVVDRKKDMINASGFKVWPREVEDVLYSHAAVREAAVIGVPDSYRGETVKAFVSLRPEADVAPDDLAAYCKERLAAYKYPRAVEILPELPKTTSGKILRRELRSRTTNS, encoded by the coding sequence ATGGCTCACCGGCATGAACCACATCCAGCAGAAGTGGGAGGCGACGGAGCGGTGAGCGAGGCGACCCCGACCGCATCCGAATCCGAGGCCACACCCGCCGCCGCGTCCATATACGCCGCCAAGCCCTGGCTCGGCCGCCTCACCGAGGCCCAGCGCGGCCCGGTCGAACCCGCCGCTTCCGTCGTGCACGCCTTCCGCGCCGCGGTGCTGAGGGCCCCCGAGCACACGGCCCTCGCCTACTTCGACGGGCGCCTGAGCTACCGCGAGGTGGAGGCCCTCACCGACTCCGTCGCCGGGCACCTGGCCGCACGCGGGCTCGCCCGGGGCGAACGGGTCGCGATCCTCCTGCAGAACACCCCGCACTTCGTGATCGCGCTGCTCGGCGCGTGGAAGGCGGGCGCCACGGTCGTGCCGGTGAACCCCATGTACAAGTCGGCCGAGGTCGGGCACGTCCTCGCGGACGCCGACGTGACCGCGCTGATCTGCTCGGACCGCGCATGGGAGACGTATCTGCGCGAGACGGCCGCCGCCTCTCCCGTACGCATCGTGCTCACCGCGTGCCAGCTCGACCTGCAGACCCGGGGCGACACCCGCGTCCTCGACTTCGAACGCCTCCCGCAGGCCGCCGACGCCGACGATCTGGTGACGGTCGCCCGGCAGGGCCTCCCGGCCCCGGGGGACCGCCAACTCGGCCCCTCCGACGTCGCGTTGATCAGCTATACGTCGGGTACGAGCGGCACGCCCAAGGGCGCCATGAACACCCACGGCAACATCACCTACAACGCCGAGCGGCAACGCACGGGCTCCGGCATCCCCGAAGGCGCCTGCTACTTCGCGATGGCGCCGCTCTTCCACATCACGGGCATGGTCGCGCAGGTCGCCGCCTGTCTGACCAACGCGGGCACCCTCGCGCTCGCGTACCGCTTCGAAGCAGGCGTCGTCCTCGACGCCTTCGCCGAGCACAAGCCGGCGTACACCGTGGGCCCCTCCACGGCCTTCATGGCGCTCGCCGCCCACCCCTCCGTCACGCGGGAGCACTTCGACTCCTTCGCGATGATCTCCTCGGGCGGCGCCCCGCTGCCGCCCGCCCTGGTGGAGAAGTTCCGCGCGGGCTTCGGCCCCTACATCCACAACGGCTACGGCCTCACCGAGTGCACCGCGCCCTGCGCCTCCGTGCCGCCGGGCCAGGAGGCGCCGGTCGACCCGGTGTCGGGCACGCTGGCCGTCGGTGTCCCCGGCCCCGAGACGGTCGTCAGGATCGTCGACGACCACGGCGCGGACGTCCCCTTCGGGGAGCAGGGCGAGATCACCGTGCGCGGCCCGCAGGTCGTGCCCGGCTACTGGAAGCGCCCCGACGCGACAAACGAGGCGTTCCCCGACGGGGAGCTGCGCACCGGCGACATCGGCTTCATGGACGAGCAGGGCTGGCTCTACGTGGTCGACCGCAAGAAGGACATGATCAACGCGTCCGGTTTCAAAGTCTGGCCGCGCGAGGTGGAGGACGTCCTCTACAGTCACGCAGCCGTCCGTGAGGCGGCGGTCATCGGCGTCCCCGACAGCTACCGCGGCGAGACGGTCAAGGCCTTCGTCAGCCTGCGCCCGGAGGCCGACGTGGCGCCGGACGATCTCGCGGCGTACTGCAAGGAACGGCTGGCGGCGTACAAATACCCCCGCGCGGTCGAGATCCTGCCGGAGCTGCCGAAGACCACAAGTGGGAAGATCCTCCGGCGGGAACTGCGTTCCCGTACAACCAACAGCTAG
- a CDS encoding SDR family NAD(P)-dependent oxidoreductase: protein MVETLQDKGVVVTGAGGGIGAALARRFAAAGARVVVNDLDAAKAKSVADEIGAVAVAGDASAVVPEAREALSGTVDVYCANAGLGSGGSEAAPEEVWATAWDVNVMAHVRAAHALLPDWLERGSGRFVSTVSAAGLLTMIGAAPYSVTKHGAYAFAEWLSLTYRHRGIDVHAICPQGVRTDMLAATGTAGDLVLTPTAIEPDDVADALFAGMEEGRFLILPHPEVAEYYRIRAAEPDKWLTGMNHIQQKWEATER, encoded by the coding sequence ATCGTGGAGACCCTGCAGGACAAGGGAGTTGTCGTCACCGGTGCCGGAGGCGGGATCGGGGCCGCGCTGGCCCGCCGGTTCGCCGCCGCGGGGGCGCGGGTCGTGGTCAACGACCTGGACGCCGCCAAGGCCAAGTCGGTGGCCGACGAGATCGGCGCCGTCGCCGTGGCCGGCGACGCGTCTGCGGTTGTGCCGGAGGCGAGAGAAGCGCTCAGTGGCACCGTCGACGTGTACTGCGCCAACGCGGGCCTCGGCTCCGGCGGCTCGGAGGCCGCGCCCGAGGAGGTCTGGGCCACGGCCTGGGACGTCAACGTCATGGCCCACGTCCGAGCGGCCCACGCGCTGCTGCCCGACTGGCTGGAGCGCGGCAGCGGGCGCTTCGTCTCCACCGTCTCGGCGGCGGGACTGCTCACCATGATCGGCGCCGCGCCCTACAGCGTCACCAAGCACGGCGCGTACGCCTTCGCCGAGTGGCTCTCGCTGACCTACCGCCACCGCGGCATCGACGTCCACGCGATCTGCCCCCAGGGCGTGCGCACCGACATGCTCGCCGCCACCGGCACCGCGGGCGACCTCGTGCTCACCCCGACCGCGATCGAGCCGGACGACGTCGCGGACGCGCTCTTCGCCGGGATGGAAGAGGGCCGCTTCCTGATCCTGCCGCACCCCGAGGTCGCCGAGTACTACCGCATCCGCGCCGCCGAGCCGGACAAATGGCTCACCGGCATGAACCACATCCAGCAGAAGTGGGAGGCGACGGAGCGGTGA
- a CDS encoding exo-beta-N-acetylmuramidase NamZ family protein, producing the protein MNLSRRSLSRRGLLAVTTATALTSAAPAAAAGGGGGSGGGRRLRTGFERLAADGYALLDGERVGVVTNPTGVTRDVRHIVDVMHADERVNLVAVLGPEHGFRGTAQAGGSEGRYDDPATGLPVYDTYQKSGKALADIFTAARVDTIVFDIQDVGARFYTYIWTLFDCMESAELAGKRFVVLDRPNPVTGRGAYGPVLHKEFATFVGRQPISQAHGMTVTELALLFNGEFLERPADLETVRMTGWKRSDFYDASTLPWVPPSPNMPTPETALVYSGTCLFEGTNLSEGRGTTRPFELLGAEGIDRKWAASVDELGLRGVHFREAYFAPTFSKFQGKTIGGVQLHVHDRESYDPVRTGIALLVTAKKTWSGFAWRSDNWIDKLTGTTRVRTMIDAGADTDEVVGGWQEDLARFRGVRRQYLHYR; encoded by the coding sequence ATGAACCTGTCCCGCCGCAGTCTGTCCAGACGGGGCCTGCTGGCCGTCACCACCGCCACGGCCCTCACCTCCGCGGCCCCCGCGGCCGCGGCCGGAGGCGGGGGCGGATCGGGCGGCGGCCGGCGGCTGCGCACCGGCTTCGAGCGCCTGGCCGCCGACGGCTATGCCCTCCTGGACGGTGAGCGGGTCGGCGTCGTCACCAACCCGACCGGCGTCACCAGGGACGTACGCCACATCGTCGACGTCATGCATGCCGACGAGCGCGTGAACCTGGTCGCGGTGCTCGGCCCCGAGCACGGCTTCCGGGGGACGGCTCAGGCGGGCGGTTCCGAAGGGCGCTACGACGACCCGGCGACCGGGCTTCCCGTCTACGACACGTACCAGAAGAGCGGCAAGGCGCTTGCCGACATCTTTACAGCCGCCCGGGTCGACACGATCGTCTTCGACATCCAGGACGTGGGGGCGCGCTTCTACACGTACATCTGGACGCTCTTCGACTGCATGGAGTCGGCCGAGCTCGCGGGCAAGCGGTTCGTCGTCCTCGACCGGCCGAATCCGGTGACGGGACGCGGCGCGTACGGCCCTGTCCTGCACAAGGAGTTCGCGACGTTCGTCGGGCGGCAGCCGATCTCGCAGGCTCACGGGATGACCGTGACGGAGCTCGCGCTGCTGTTCAACGGCGAGTTCCTGGAGCGCCCGGCCGACCTGGAGACCGTACGGATGACCGGGTGGAAGCGCTCGGACTTCTACGACGCGTCCACGCTGCCGTGGGTGCCGCCGAGCCCGAACATGCCCACGCCCGAGACCGCCCTGGTCTACAGCGGCACCTGCCTCTTCGAGGGCACGAACCTCTCCGAGGGGCGCGGCACGACCCGCCCCTTCGAGCTGCTCGGGGCGGAGGGCATCGACCGGAAGTGGGCGGCGTCGGTCGATGAACTGGGCCTGCGTGGCGTGCACTTCAGGGAGGCCTACTTCGCGCCGACGTTCTCCAAGTTCCAGGGCAAGACGATCGGCGGAGTGCAGCTCCACGTGCACGACAGGGAGTCGTACGACCCGGTGCGCACCGGAATCGCCCTCCTGGTGACGGCCAAGAAGACGTGGAGCGGCTTCGCCTGGCGCTCCGACAACTGGATCGACAAGCTGACGGGCACCACGCGGGTCCGCACCATGATCGACGCGGGCGCGGACACGGACGAGGTGGTGGGCGGCTGGCAGGAGGATCTGGCGCGGTTCCGCGGCGTGCGGAGGCAGTACCTGCACTACCGGTAG